From Rutidosis leptorrhynchoides isolate AG116_Rl617_1_P2 chromosome 3, CSIRO_AGI_Rlap_v1, whole genome shotgun sequence, a single genomic window includes:
- the LOC139902475 gene encoding probable disease resistance protein At1g61300 produces MAEGVVTSVADKVVESLFVVAKKEIGYMWNCKQHVDKFKSEVQNLKDMKGRIQQKIELAKNKGDNLVHGVEDWINAATAEILKAEEFITEEEGNAKKTCFGIGFCGNWSTLHHYGKKAAQTDPLMELKARGTIYESCVSLDTPAPGILDCYQNKNLVDIMTHNSVLDNIIKALEDDSKQVIGVYGVGGVGKTTLAKEVALTVKNMFADVAFTTISKQFDVEKIQKETENARKRIINGEKILIILDDVWEELNLDELCIPFGINHTNCKILLTSRSKDVCEKMNAQSVISVNSLPLEEAWILFKHVVGDKLETDTHLSSVAYDISKECGGLPLVIDVIGKTLKNKDISSWKATLSQLQKNALKNKDVDATIKTVYNRLKLSYDFLESEAQWCFLQCSLFPEDDNILLEDLVLYRVGLEKSKEIESIEDVRSTVQNAVNIVKSYGLLLDADVGDDYSKYYIRMHDVCRDMALLIVNEGSTNHFLVMAREGLTEWSPRNNIQQSYMGISLMHNRIHKLPEYHISFPHLEAANLQWNQLISISEEFIEGLKNARVLDLAYNEISSLPQSLARLSQLRMLNLEGNRCIYEISIIGELKGLEILILNDTGIKEVPECIGHLVNLRRLEVIECERLSHIPPDVILKLRRLEELRIHFTVHCKEVHECLAAVNCLSKLTCLELKVPSLRDIPEGFNCDKLKGFAIGIGRDDSRFEYVWTLKRLLVLNTEYHVFPILRMQKLIEVSRPIMISLGAIENLNNVIPDLDQEGFNNIEHINLKSCKNVTCLVDTCDWGGNANKKFLREVKRLILFGLDKLQVLWKCPDEFISLTNLVNLYICDCHKLVRLFPLSVAKGLVSLKEVQIQLCKNIEEVIWGETKTDEVIVFPCLTTIHLSYCYELKSFYSGSCSIKYPSLVKVTSIDCYKMEMWGHGSHETPKLKFVNNLPLDGGYSINDKNASLSGNKNALIT; encoded by the coding sequence ATGGCAGAGGGGGTCGTTACTTCAGTTGCTGACAAAGTAGTAGAGTCGTTGTTTGTTGTCGCCAAGAAGGAGATTGGTTACATGTGGAATTGCAAACAACATGTTGACAAGTTCAAAAGTGAAGTTCAAAACCTCAAAGATATGAAAGGGAGGATTCAACAAAAAATAGAATTAGCTAAAAATAAAGGAGATAATCTCGTTCATGGTGTTGAAGACTGGATCAACGCTGCTACTGCAGAAATATTGAAAGCCGAAGAATTTATTACAGAAGAAGAAGGTAATGCAAAGAAGACATGCTTTGGAATTGGATTTTGTGGTAATTGGAGCACTCTTCATCATTACGGTAAGAAGGCAGCACAGACTGATCCTCTAATGGAGCTCAAAGCACGAGGCACGATTTATGAAAGTTGTGTTTCTTTGGATACTCCTGCACCTGGTATACTTGACTGCTACCAAAACAAGAATCTTGTTGATATTATGACCCATAATTCAGTTTTGGACAATATCATTAAGGCTTTGGAAGATGATAGCAAACAAGTTATCGGAGTCTATGGTGTAGGAGGTGTAGGAAAAACTACATTGGCCAAGGAAGTTGCTTTAACGGTAAAGAATATGTTTGCTGATGTTGCATTTACAACTATCTCTAAACAGTTTGATGTTGAAAAGATCCAAAAGGAAACTGAAAATGCAAGAAAGAGAATTATAAATGGTGAGAAGATTCTAATCATATTAGATGATGTGTGGGAGGAATTAAATTTAGATGAACTGTGTATTCCATTTGGTATTAATCACACGAATTGCAAAATTCTATTGACCTCTAGAAGCAAAGATGTGTGTGAGAAAATGAATGCTCAGAGTGTAATTAGTGTGAACTCTTTGCCATTAGAAGAAGCATGGATTCTTTTCAAACATGTTGTTGGTGACAAACTGGAGACCGACACCCATTTGAGTTCAGTTGCATACGATATTTCTAAAGAATGCGGGGGATTGCCACTCGTTATTGACGTGATTGGAAAAACTTTGAAAAACAAAGATATCAGTTCATGGAAAGCAACTTTAAGTCAGTTACAGAAAAATGCTTTGAAAAACAAAGATGTCGATGCAACAATAAAGACGGTATATAACCGTTTGAAGCTAAGCTATGATTTTCTTGAAAGTGAAGCCCAATGGTGTTTCTTACAGTGTAGTTTGTTTCCAGAAGATGATAATATCTTGTTGGAAGACTTGGTACTTTATAGGGTAGGTTTGGAAAAGTCTAAGGAGATTGAAAGCATAGAGGATGTGAGAAGCACCGTTCAAAATGCAGTGAATATCGTCAAGTCTTATGGTTTGTTGTTGGATGCAGATGTGGGGGATGATTATTCAAAATACTACATCAGAATGCATGATGTTTGCCGTGATATggcattattaattgtaaatgaagGTAGTACAAATCATTTTCTGGTGATGGCTAGGGAAGGTTTGACTGAATGGTCGCCAAGAAACAACATCCAACAAAGTTACATGGGGATCTCACTGATGCACAATAGAATACATAAGCTTCCTGAATATCATATTAGCTTCCCACATCTTGAAGCTGCCAATTTGCAGTGGAATCAACTGATTTCGATTTCTGAAGAATTTATTGAAGGATTAAAAAACGCCAGAGTTTTAGATTTGGCTTATAATGAGATCTCATCCCTCCCACAGTCATTAGCTAGGCTCTCACAACTTCGCATGCTCAATCTTGAGGGAAATAGATGTATATATGAAATTAGTATAATAGGTGAGTTGAAAGGCCTTGAGATTCTAATTCTCAATGATACTGGAATCAAAGAAGTTCCTGAATGTATTGGTCATTTGGTCAACTTAAGGCGGCTTGAAGTTATAGAATGTGAAAGGCTATCTCATATACCACCGGATGTCATTTTAAAGCTCAGGAGGTTGGAAGAGTTACGCATTCACTTCACGGTCCATTGCAAAGAAGTTCACGAGTGTCTTGCTGCGGTGAACTGTTTGTCGAAGCTCACGTGTTTGGAATTAAAAGTTCCAAGTCTTCGTGACATTCCTGAAGGTTTTAATTGTGATAAACTCAAAGGATTTGCAATTGGAATAGGAAGGGATGATAGTCGTTTTGAGTACGTTTGGACTTTAAAACGTCTTCTAGTTTTGAACACGGAGTATCATGTGTTTCCAATCTTACGGATGCAAAAGCTAATTGAGGTAAGTCGTCCTATTATGATAAGTCTAGGTGCAATAGAAAACTTGAATAACGTCATACCGGACCTAGATCAAGAAGGTTTCAATAATATAGAACATATTAATTTGAAGAGCTGTAAGAATGTTACATGCCTAGTGGATACGTGTGATTGGGGAGGGAATGCAAATAAAAAGTTTTTAAGGGAAGTTAAACGTTTGATTTTGTTTGGACTAGATAAGTTACAGGTTCTATGGAAATGCCCAGATGAATTTATAAGTCTTACTAACTTAGTCAACCTTTACATTTGTGATTGTCATAAGTTAGTAAGACTATTTCCATTGAGTGTCGCAAAAGGGCTTGTTTCACTGAAGGAGGTTCAAATTCAATTGTGTAAAAATATAGAGGAGGTGATTTGGGGTGAAACTAAAACGGATGAAGTAATTGTCTTCCCTTGCCTTACCACTATTCACTTAAGTTATTGTTATGAACTCAAAAGCTTCTACTCGGGCAGTTGTAGCATCAAATATCCATCATTAGTGAAGGTAACATCAATTGATTGTTATAAAATGGAGATGTGGGGACATGGAAGCCATGAAACACCCAAGCTCAAGTTTGTGAATAATTTACCACTTGATGGAGGTTATTCCATTAATGATAAGAATGCTAGCTTATCAGGTAATAAAAATGCTCTAATCACTTGA